The following coding sequences are from one Solea solea chromosome 4, fSolSol10.1, whole genome shotgun sequence window:
- the slc7a3a gene encoding cationic amino acid transporter 3a gives MASKLSKFGKSLLRRRALDCSGEETRFARCLSTLDLIALGVGSTLGAGVYVLAGEVAREKAGPAIVLCFLIAALSSMLAGLCYAEFGARVPKTGSAYLYSYVTVGEIWAFITGWNLILSYVIGTASVARAWSSTFDNLVEQKISDFFKASMAMDVPGGVLAKYPDLFALILVLLLTGLLAFGVSESALVNKIFTGINLVVLGFVIISGFVKGDTSNWNLTEEDYIGYKNSTNSSMPFPVKEQFGVGGFAPFGLSGVLSGAATCFYAFVGFDCIATTSEEAKNPMRSIPVGIVASLLICFFAYFGVSAALTLMMPYYTLDKQSPLPEAFSYVGWAPARYIVAVGSLCALSTSLLGSMFPMPRVIYAMAEDGLLFRALSKMNTRTKTPLMATIVSGVVASLMAFLFDLAALVDLMSIGTLLAYSLVAICVLILRYQPGTLNSSSQTEKLVELVGGEKVAVSGADSGDEEYDIEIEERPLQETFTLKLLFFPSGKTPTKTSGTIVYATTAIVSVLITVLCIILAKSLSQLLAVHAAVLVPCVILGLLCIVCVIIISRQPESKEALTFKVPLLPWLPLFSVFVNIYLMMQLDIATWCRFAVWMAIGFAIYFGYGIRNSSEAANRSSPRKYEPSLQTKSPIYVGAPDDSDAESGSSP, from the exons ATGGCCAGCAAGCTGTCCAAGTTTGGCAAATCCCTGCTGCGTCGCCGGGCTTTGGACTGCTCTGGTGAGGAGACCAGATTTGCCCGCTGCCTGTCCACTTTGGACCTAATTGCATTGGGAGTGGGCTCCACACTTGGTGCTGGTGTTTACGTCCTCGCTGGCGAGGTCGCCCGTGAGAAAGCAGGGCCCGCAATTGTCCTCTGCTTCCTCATTGCTGCGCTGTCCTCCATGTTGGCTGGCCTGTGCTACGCTGAATTTGGTGCCCGCGTCCCCAAAACAGGCTCTGCGTACCTTTACAGTTATGTGACAGTTGGAGAAATCTGGGCCTTCATCACAGGGTGGAACCTCATCCTCTCCTATGTGATAG GCACAGCCAGTGTGGCCAGGGCATGGAGCTCCACATTCGACAACCTTGTTGAACAAAAGATCTCTGACTTCTTCAAAGCCTCCATGGCAATGGATGTTCCAGGTGGGGTCCTGGCCAAGTACCCTGACCTGTTTGCCCTCATCCTGGTCCTCCTACTCACAG GACTCCTGGCCTTTGGCGTGAGTGAGTCGGCGCTGGTGAATAAGATTTTCACAGGCATCAACCTGGTGGTTCTGGGCTTCGTTATCATCTCTGGCTTCGTGAAAGGCGACACATCCAACTGGAATCTGACGGAGGAGGATTACATCGGTTACAAAAATAGCACCAACAGCAGCATGCCTTTTCC AGTCAAGGAGCAGTTTGGTGTGGGTGGCTTTGCTCCGTTTGGCCTCTCTGGAGTCCTGTCTGGTGCTGCCACTTGCTTCTATGCATTTGTGGGCTTTGACTGTATCGCTACAACAA GTGAAGAAGCAAAGAACCCGATGCGGTCCATACCCGTTGGCATCGTGGCCTCACTGCTGATCTGTTTTTTCGCCTACTTTGGCGTGTCTGCGGCTCTGACTTTGATGATGCCGTACTACACCCTGGACAAGCAGAGTCCTCTGCCCGAGGCCTTCAGCTACGTCGGCTGGGCTCCTGCCCGATACATCGTGGCTGTGGGTTCTCTCTGTGCTCTGTCCACGAG TCTGCTAGGCTCAATGTTTCCCATGCCTCGAGTGATTTATGCCATGGCAGAAGACGGGCTGCTGTTCCGTGCTCTGTCCAAGATGAACACTCGCACAAAGACCCCGCTGATGGCTACCATTGTTTCTGGGGTTGTTGCTT CTCTCATGGCCTTCCTGTTTGACCTGGCTGCTCTGGTTGACCTCATGTCTATTGGTACTTTGTTAGCGTACTCTTTAGTGGCCATCTGCGTCCTCATCCTCAG GTACCAGCCAGGCACACTGAATTCATCCAGCCAGACCGAGAAACTGGTGGAACTGGTCGGAGGAGAGAAGGTGGCTGTCAGTGGCGCGGACAGCGGCGACGAAGAGTACGACATTGAGATCGAGGAGAGGCCTCTTCAAGAGACCTTCACTCTCAAGCTGCTCTTCTTCCCAAGTGGAAAGACCCCGACAAAAACCTCTGGGACCATCGTCTATGCTACCACTGCTATCGTTT CTGTTCTCATCACCGTCCTGTGCATCATCCTCGCCAAATCCCTGAGCCAGCTGCTGGCTGTACATGCAGCTGTCCTGGTGCCCTGCGTCATCTTGGGCCTTCTCTGTATCGTCtgcgtcatcatcatcagtaggCAGCCTGAGAGCAAAGAGGCGCTCACCTTCAAG GTCCCTCTTCTCCCATGGTTGCCTCTCTTCAGTGTTTTCGTCAACATCTACCTCATGATGCAGCTCGATATTGCCACATGGTGCCGCTTTGCCGTTTGGATGGCTATTG GTTTTGCCATCTACTTCGGCTATGGTATTAGGAACAGCAGCGAAGCTGCAAACCGCTCATCGCCACGCAAATATGAGCCTTCGCTGCAAACCAAGAGTCCAATTTACGTGGGCGCTCCTGATGACAGTGACGCAGAATCAGGCAGCAGCCCTTGA
- the LOC131458284 gene encoding ras-related protein Rab-39B-like: METIWLYQFRLIVIGDSTVGKSCLIRRFTEGRFAQVSDPTVGVDFFSRLVEIEPGKRIKLQIWDTAGQERFRSITRAYYRNSVGGLLLFDITNRRSFQNVLNWLEEAQSHVQPHSIVFLLVGHKCDLEAQRQVTQQEAEKLAGAYGMRYVETSAREAINVEKAFVDLTRDIFDLVRSGDIKIQDGWEGVKSGFVPNTVHSSEEVTKGGRQCFC; this comes from the exons ATGGAGACAATATGGCTTTATCAGTTTCGCCTGATCGTCATCGGAGACTCCACAGTTGGCAAGTCGTGTCTGATCCGGAGGTTCACCGAGGGCCGCTTCGCCCAGGTGTCGGACCCCACAGTGGGGGTGGACTTCTTCTCACGTCTGGTGGAAATTGAACCTGGCAAAAGGATCAAACTTCAGATCTGGGACACTGCAGGACAAGAGAGGTTCAg GTCTATCACCAGAGCCTACTACCGCAATTCAGTGGGTGGTCTCTTACTCTTTGACATCACGAACCGCAGATCCTTCCAAAACGTCCTTAACTGGCTGGAGGAGGCCCAGAGTCACGTCCAGCCTCACAGCATTGTCTTCCTGCTGGTGGGTCACAAGTGTGACCTGGAGGCCCAGCGTCAGGTGACCCAGCAGGAGGCCGAGAAGCTGGCAGGAGCCTACGGGATGAGATATGTGGAGACGTCAGCACGAGAAGCCATCAACGTGGAGAAG GCATTTGTGGATTTGACGAGGGACATCTTTGACCTTGTCCGGAGCGGGGACATCAAGATCCAGGATGGCTGGGAGGGCGTCAAGAGCGGATTTGTTCCCAACACCGTCCATTCCTCCGAGGAGGTCACTAAGGGCGGCCGGCAGTGCTTCTGCTGA
- the snx12 gene encoding sorting nexin-12 isoform X1, translating to MTDSTVADTRRLNSKPQDLTDAYGPPSNFLEIDVFDPQIVGVGRTRYTTYQVRMRTNLPIFKLKDSCVRRRYSDFEWLKNELERDSKIVVPPLPGKALKRQLPFLGGEGLFEESFIEERRSGLEQFINRIAGHPLAQNERCLHMFLQEESIDRNYIPGKVRH from the exons ATGACAGACTCCACGGTGGCCGACACTCGCCGGTTGAATTCCAAGCCCCAGGACCTGACGGATGCGTACGGTCCCCCCAGCAATTTTTTGGAAATAGACGTTTTTGACCCACAGATCGTTGGAGTCGGACGGACCCGCTACACAACATACCAAGTTCGCATGAGG ACAAACCTCCCCATTTTCAAACTGAAGGATTCCTGTGTGCGAAGAAGATACAGTGACTTTGAGTGGTTAAAGAATGAGCTGGAAAGAGACAGTAAG ATTGTAGTACCACCTCTGCCGGGCAAAGCACTGAAGAGGCAGTTGCCATTTCTAGGAGGGGAAGGCCTTTTTGAGGAGTCCTTCATTGAGGAGCGACGATCGGGACTGGAGCAGTTCATCAACAG aATTGCAGGTCACCCCTTGGCCCAGAATGAGCGCTGTCTTCACATGTTTCTGCAGGAAGAGAGCATTGACCGTAACTACATTCCCGGAAAAGTACGGCACTAG
- the snx12 gene encoding sorting nexin-12 isoform X2, translating to MTDSTVADTRRLNSKPQDLTDAYGPPSNFLEIDVFDPQIVGVGRTRYTTYQVRMRTNLPIFKLKDSCVRRRYSDFEWLKNELERDSKIVVPPLPGKALKRQLPFLGGEGLFEESFIEERRSGLEQFINRIAGHPLAQNERCLHMFLQEESIDRNYIPGKV from the exons ATGACAGACTCCACGGTGGCCGACACTCGCCGGTTGAATTCCAAGCCCCAGGACCTGACGGATGCGTACGGTCCCCCCAGCAATTTTTTGGAAATAGACGTTTTTGACCCACAGATCGTTGGAGTCGGACGGACCCGCTACACAACATACCAAGTTCGCATGAGG ACAAACCTCCCCATTTTCAAACTGAAGGATTCCTGTGTGCGAAGAAGATACAGTGACTTTGAGTGGTTAAAGAATGAGCTGGAAAGAGACAGTAAG ATTGTAGTACCACCTCTGCCGGGCAAAGCACTGAAGAGGCAGTTGCCATTTCTAGGAGGGGAAGGCCTTTTTGAGGAGTCCTTCATTGAGGAGCGACGATCGGGACTGGAGCAGTTCATCAACAG aATTGCAGGTCACCCCTTGGCCCAGAATGAGCGCTGTCTTCACATGTTTCTGCAGGAAGAGAGCATTGACCGTAACTACATTCCCGGAAAA GTATGA